The Nitrospiraceae bacterium genome contains a region encoding:
- a CDS encoding DUF3015 family protein, producing the protein MKLRQFLSIFFLFFWITTPAYAAHPDTGPGCGLGKLAWGDYPNQQNIGPQIAMATTNATLGSQTFGISSGTSGCTNDGVILSSEKARVFATLQFQDITQDLAQGGGEHLASLAQILNIPVDDRPEFFIKTQKQFLRFIKQGSSPARALIETLWNTLEIQLQSSVVALSN; encoded by the coding sequence ATGAAATTAAGGCAATTTCTCAGCATATTTTTTCTGTTTTTCTGGATAACCACCCCAGCTTATGCAGCACATCCGGACACGGGACCTGGATGTGGGTTGGGAAAACTCGCTTGGGGTGATTATCCCAATCAACAGAATATCGGCCCTCAAATCGCCATGGCCACAACAAATGCAACCCTAGGATCTCAAACGTTCGGCATCAGCTCTGGAACATCCGGCTGTACCAATGATGGGGTTATTCTTTCCTCTGAAAAGGCAAGGGTCTTTGCTACCCTCCAGTTTCAAGACATTACTCAAGATTTGGCCCAAGGCGGGGGGGAACACTTGGCCTCTCTTGCCCAAATTCTGAACATTCCCGTGGATGATCGCCCCGAATTTTTTATTAAAACCCAAAAACAGTTCTTACGATTCATCAAACAGGGTTCTAGTCCAGCAAGGGCTCTGATAGAAACTCTCTGGAATACGTTAGAGATTCAACTTCAATCCTCCGTAGTTGCTTTGAGCAATTAA